A genomic region of Pseudomonas sp. KU43P contains the following coding sequences:
- a CDS encoding curlin — protein MFKLAPLSAAIVLAVAGQVMADDSTSNQTQSGNQNIAEVKQTVAPFAAATQDQAGKGHNHMAVQENSTSYIDQSATGSYNAGYGEQLFEHNSHINQQSAGTLNDAFASQSLGENNQSLQIQQGGENRSTVWQDSQLGSQASTQQNGQRNEAFVEQLFGGSNNKSQITQGGQDNYAAAEHMTHNDGHIEIYQQGKENWAYGDQRDGTGGMLIIDQQGTGNSAEVWQDTQQGSHASVSQGGQLNEAYIDQSFGQSNVANLYQQGKSNASWSDQFETNNSTTTISQNGTGNLHYTYQTGDNQSLTVTTQGTGNKVMASNWKGEKLGGQFGNNQTAVINQKGTGNGTNLTQNGAFQKATLNQKGTNNSMETKQADNNNELYFEQNGSDNILVADQRGIDNYAFGSSTGSGNTITLDQSGYANQSFTTQLYGSGNSATIKQADTANVAYVTQGGSGNQAIVDQAGANQSATISQMGNGNMATATQR, from the coding sequence ATGTTCAAGCTCGCTCCCTTAAGTGCCGCTATCGTCCTGGCCGTGGCCGGCCAGGTCATGGCCGATGACAGCACTTCGAACCAGACCCAAAGCGGTAACCAGAACATCGCCGAGGTGAAGCAGACGGTCGCGCCTTTCGCTGCGGCCACTCAGGACCAGGCCGGCAAGGGCCACAATCACATGGCCGTGCAGGAAAACAGCACCAGCTACATCGATCAGAGCGCCACCGGTTCCTACAACGCCGGTTACGGCGAGCAGCTGTTCGAGCACAACAGCCACATCAACCAGCAATCTGCGGGCACTCTCAACGACGCCTTTGCCAGCCAGTCGCTGGGCGAGAACAACCAGTCGCTGCAAATTCAGCAAGGCGGCGAGAACCGCTCGACCGTGTGGCAGGACAGCCAGCTCGGCAGCCAGGCCAGCACCCAGCAGAACGGCCAGCGCAACGAAGCTTTCGTCGAGCAACTGTTCGGCGGCAGCAACAACAAGAGCCAGATCACCCAGGGCGGCCAGGACAACTATGCTGCCGCCGAGCACATGACCCACAACGACGGCCACATCGAGATCTACCAGCAGGGCAAGGAAAACTGGGCCTACGGTGATCAGCGCGACGGCACCGGTGGCATGCTCATCATCGACCAGCAAGGCACCGGCAACTCCGCGGAAGTCTGGCAGGACACCCAGCAAGGCAGCCATGCCAGCGTCAGCCAGGGTGGTCAGCTCAACGAAGCTTACATCGACCAGAGCTTCGGCCAGAGCAACGTCGCCAACCTGTACCAGCAAGGCAAGTCCAACGCCAGCTGGTCGGACCAGTTCGAGACCAACAACTCGACCACCACCATTTCCCAGAACGGCACCGGCAACCTGCATTACACCTACCAGACCGGCGACAACCAGAGCCTGACCGTGACCACCCAGGGCACCGGCAACAAGGTGATGGCCAGCAACTGGAAGGGTGAGAAGCTCGGTGGCCAGTTCGGCAACAACCAGACTGCCGTGATCAACCAGAAAGGCACCGGCAACGGTACCAACCTGACCCAGAACGGCGCCTTCCAGAAAGCCACACTGAACCAGAAAGGCACCAACAACTCGATGGAGACCAAGCAGGCCGACAACAACAACGAGCTGTATTTCGAACAGAACGGCAGCGACAACATCCTCGTCGCCGACCAGCGCGGCATCGACAACTATGCCTTTGGCTCTTCGACCGGCAGCGGCAACACCATCACCCTGGATCAGTCCGGCTACGCCAACCAGAGCTTCACCACCCAGCTCTACGGCAGTGGCAACAGCGCGACCATCAAGCAGGCCGACACCGCCAACGTCGCCTACGTGACCCAGGGCGGCAGCGGCAACCAGGCCATCGTCGACCAGGCCGGCGCCAACCAGAGCGCCACCATCAGCCAGATGGGCAACGGCAACATGGCCACTGCTACCCAGCGTTGA
- a CDS encoding curlin: MNRLYPLLLCLALAGQAQADDLMDNADLAAGNDLGEPVIIRLLPAGAGQTAVIEQQGSGNRAALDQNGQALLGRIVQAGGAQEAYILQEGSDLMASISQQGNGNSASIRQSGTSNSASIDQIGNDNSASIVQAGSGLSSSVTQAGNGQHVQITQYR; the protein is encoded by the coding sequence ATGAACCGCCTGTACCCACTGCTGCTGTGCCTGGCCCTGGCTGGCCAGGCACAGGCCGACGACCTGATGGACAACGCCGACCTCGCCGCCGGCAACGACCTGGGCGAACCGGTGATCATCCGCCTGCTGCCGGCCGGTGCCGGCCAGACGGCGGTGATCGAGCAGCAGGGCTCGGGCAACCGCGCCGCCCTCGACCAGAACGGCCAGGCCCTGCTGGGCCGCATCGTCCAGGCCGGGGGCGCGCAGGAGGCGTACATCCTGCAAGAAGGTAGTGACCTGATGGCCAGCATCAGCCAACAGGGAAATGGCAACAGCGCGTCGATCCGCCAGAGCGGCACCAGCAACAGCGCCAGCATCGACCAGATCGGCAACGACAACAGCGCCAGCATCGTGCAAGCCGGCTCGGGCCTCAGCAGTTCCGTGACCCAGGCCGGCAATGGCCAGCATGTTCAGATCACCCAATACCGATAG
- a CDS encoding Ig-like domain-containing protein has protein sequence MNTWPRRALFAAGFSLTVSSAAWAALSEVDPGPYTFASGGYPVWYKDASGQSLELCRSRATSSRVAGAPGAPSYMCTLLPEPGIYDDALPLVFPDNWPPEMFWFLAEATIPAVGNSGYELDAYVAGLEAAFAAENPVDGDQQSFARIRIRVSVPTAGTYTITHPYGVETVNVTTPGRRAINITRDIGIGAPGNFTGALNGALGPFLHRAGAPYTEVNPDTGATETFIGDPNITEPVIGSPFGTNFIRIQGPAGTIQTSLFTLSGKVLDARAQTPVSLERATYSRNGSGTRVEVFAKAPNTASLCMRNGLALVGSPPAPCQFNLTSDNNGLFFSQQLSQAVPPSVVVVTASNGTATQPTSLSSKLTDVVKVTTARYEWTNKRLTIEARSSDEVVVPDMLAQGYGRLSKSGNLQTLTVNDLSQPPATVTVKSSHGGSDVEPVVVVGSAPVEGANQPPLAQADIGSTSVGVPLTLNLLTNDSDPDGNVPLSITDLTQPGTGLGGVVLNGSTAVTYTPPAGATQPLVATFTYRAMDAKGLKSAPANVTINVAPNQAPTANPETITTLGVPQTINVLANDTDPEGNLPLAVANFTQPPAGRGTVSSDGTTITYTPPTSVTTAFTTTFTYQARDALGAVSGSATVTVNVQPRPAAETFAVTAATVLARSNNRYNWDISGTSSVTTGNTVTVRVTTTTGVQTLGTTTVPVTGRWRLTVSNSTTLIPTASPQATITTSQGTSRTVNVTVQ, from the coding sequence ATGAACACTTGGCCACGCCGTGCGCTGTTCGCCGCCGGTTTTTCCCTCACCGTTTCCAGTGCGGCCTGGGCCGCGCTGTCCGAGGTCGACCCTGGCCCCTACACCTTCGCCAGCGGCGGTTACCCGGTGTGGTACAAGGACGCCAGCGGCCAGTCGCTGGAGCTGTGCCGCTCGCGTGCCACCAGCTCGCGGGTTGCCGGCGCACCGGGCGCACCGTCCTACATGTGCACCCTGTTGCCGGAACCGGGCATCTACGATGATGCCTTGCCGCTGGTATTCCCCGACAACTGGCCGCCAGAGATGTTCTGGTTCCTGGCCGAGGCCACTATCCCGGCGGTCGGCAACAGCGGCTATGAGCTAGACGCCTACGTCGCCGGCCTGGAGGCCGCGTTCGCCGCAGAGAATCCGGTGGATGGCGATCAGCAGAGCTTCGCCCGTATTCGCATCCGGGTGTCGGTGCCCACCGCCGGTACCTACACCATCACCCACCCCTATGGTGTCGAGACGGTCAACGTCACCACTCCAGGCCGTCGGGCCATCAACATCACCCGCGATATCGGCATCGGAGCCCCGGGCAACTTCACCGGAGCCCTCAACGGCGCCCTCGGGCCCTTCCTGCACCGCGCAGGCGCACCGTACACCGAGGTCAACCCTGACACCGGTGCCACCGAAACCTTCATTGGCGACCCGAACATAACCGAACCTGTGATCGGCAGCCCGTTCGGCACCAACTTCATTCGCATCCAGGGCCCGGCCGGCACCATTCAAACCAGTCTGTTCACACTGTCCGGCAAGGTTCTGGACGCGCGTGCGCAAACCCCAGTGTCGCTGGAGCGGGCCACCTACTCGCGCAACGGCAGCGGCACCCGCGTGGAAGTGTTCGCCAAGGCGCCGAACACCGCCAGCCTGTGCATGCGCAACGGCCTGGCGCTGGTCGGTTCACCGCCTGCGCCGTGCCAGTTCAACCTGACCAGCGACAACAATGGGCTGTTCTTCAGCCAGCAACTGAGCCAGGCCGTGCCACCCTCGGTGGTGGTGGTGACCGCCAGCAATGGCACCGCCACCCAGCCGACCTCGCTGTCGAGCAAGCTGACCGATGTGGTCAAGGTCACCACCGCACGCTACGAATGGACGAACAAGCGGCTGACCATCGAGGCGCGCTCCAGCGATGAGGTGGTAGTGCCCGACATGCTCGCCCAGGGCTATGGCCGCCTGTCGAAGTCCGGCAACCTGCAGACGTTGACGGTCAACGACCTGAGCCAACCGCCTGCCACCGTGACGGTGAAGTCGTCCCACGGCGGCAGCGATGTGGAACCGGTAGTCGTGGTCGGCTCCGCGCCCGTCGAGGGGGCCAACCAGCCTCCGCTGGCCCAGGCCGATATCGGCAGCACCAGTGTCGGTGTGCCGCTGACCCTGAACCTGCTGACCAACGACAGCGATCCAGACGGCAACGTGCCGCTGAGCATCACCGACCTGACCCAGCCGGGCACGGGCCTCGGTGGCGTGGTACTCAACGGCAGCACCGCGGTGACCTATACCCCGCCGGCCGGTGCCACGCAGCCGCTGGTGGCCACCTTCACCTACCGCGCCATGGACGCCAAGGGCCTGAAGTCGGCACCGGCCAACGTGACCATCAACGTCGCGCCCAACCAAGCACCGACCGCCAACCCTGAAACCATCACCACCCTCGGGGTGCCGCAGACCATCAACGTGCTGGCCAACGACACCGACCCAGAAGGCAACCTGCCGCTGGCGGTGGCCAACTTCACCCAACCGCCGGCTGGCCGCGGCACCGTGAGCAGTGATGGCACCACCATCACCTACACGCCACCGACCAGCGTCACCACGGCGTTCACCACCACCTTCACCTACCAGGCCCGTGACGCGCTGGGAGCGGTATCCGGCAGCGCAACGGTGACGGTCAACGTACAGCCACGCCCAGCCGCAGAGACCTTCGCGGTCACCGCAGCCACGGTGCTGGCCCGCTCGAACAACCGTTACAACTGGGACATCAGCGGCACGTCCTCGGTGACCACCGGCAATACCGTCACCGTGCGTGTCACCACCACCACCGGCGTACAGACCCTCGGTACCACCACGGTGCCGGTCACCGGCCGCTGGCGCCTGACGGTCAGCAACAGCACCACGCTGATCCCCACGGCCAGCCCGCAGGCGACCATCACCACCAGCCAAGGCACCAGCCGCACCGTCAACGTGACCGTGCAGTAA
- a CDS encoding sigma-54-dependent Fis family transcriptional regulator — protein sequence MARQFPITNAQDTLHESRQARLRLASEGELPLGMLRDEIDASWRRSLGHGLDCLQGEQVGLGLEQGHDLRTLLERNRLLVDAVTPELDYLVSRQGKAGIIILGDAQANVLAIEGQTHVLEREGLRDLHPGSCWSESLRGTNAIGTAVVEGRPTLINCGEHYLDRLSPFSCTSVPLRDPRGEVIGVLDITREGVMAQPQDSLSMLMMAAGNIESRMFGLCHPQHLVLAFHSRAQYLNSAWHGLLALSLDGEVVAANDNACQLLQVPRQGLLGRRSSDLLGERSPAFIARLWQGGVSSVQTAKGEFFFRALQLPRHSQVNGASAPGKPAQANKSPALDALAGGDARLARNLRMAHQGLGNGLPVLLLGETGTGKEVVARALHQASPRADKAFVAVNCAAIPEGLIESELFGYRDGAFTGSRRGGMVGRLMQAHGGTLFLDEIGDMPLALQARLLRVLQERRVAPLGAGDEQEIDVALICATHRDLKRLVQDQHFREDLYYRVNGVSLRLPALRERDDLASIIEGLLDKAGAKGVSLDPSLASLLEGFDWPGNIRQLEMVVRTALAMREDGEQVLTLDHLTDCLLDELASGGAPSGSLKDTELELIRNALARHQGNVSAAAEALGISRATLYRKLKQLRG from the coding sequence ATGGCGCGACAATTTCCCATAACAAACGCCCAAGACACGTTGCACGAATCCCGCCAGGCCCGCCTGCGCCTGGCCAGCGAAGGCGAGCTGCCGCTGGGCATGCTGCGCGACGAGATCGACGCTTCCTGGCGCCGCAGCCTCGGCCATGGCCTGGACTGCCTGCAAGGCGAACAAGTCGGCCTGGGCCTTGAGCAGGGCCATGACCTGCGTACCCTGCTGGAACGCAACCGGCTGCTGGTGGACGCTGTCACCCCCGAGCTCGACTACCTGGTTTCGCGCCAGGGCAAGGCCGGCATCATCATCCTCGGCGACGCCCAGGCCAACGTGCTGGCCATCGAAGGGCAGACCCACGTGCTCGAACGCGAAGGCCTGCGCGACCTGCACCCCGGCAGTTGCTGGAGCGAGTCGCTGCGCGGCACCAACGCCATCGGCACCGCCGTGGTCGAAGGCCGGCCAACCCTGATCAACTGCGGCGAACACTACCTGGACCGCCTCAGCCCATTCTCCTGCACCTCGGTGCCGCTGCGCGACCCGCGCGGCGAGGTGATCGGTGTGCTCGACATCACCCGCGAAGGGGTCATGGCGCAGCCGCAGGACAGCCTGTCGATGCTGATGATGGCCGCCGGCAACATCGAAAGCCGGATGTTCGGCCTGTGTCATCCGCAACACCTGGTGCTGGCCTTCCACAGCCGTGCGCAATACCTCAACAGCGCCTGGCACGGTTTGCTGGCACTGAGCCTGGATGGCGAAGTGGTCGCCGCCAATGACAACGCCTGCCAGTTGCTGCAGGTGCCTCGCCAGGGGCTGCTCGGGCGGCGCAGCAGCGACCTGCTGGGCGAGCGTTCGCCGGCCTTCATCGCGCGCCTGTGGCAGGGCGGGGTGAGCAGCGTGCAGACCGCCAAGGGCGAGTTCTTCTTCCGCGCCTTGCAGTTGCCGCGCCACAGCCAAGTCAATGGCGCCAGCGCACCCGGCAAACCGGCCCAGGCCAACAAATCCCCCGCACTGGACGCCTTGGCCGGCGGCGATGCCCGCCTGGCGCGCAACCTGCGCATGGCCCACCAAGGGCTGGGCAATGGCTTGCCAGTGCTGCTGCTGGGTGAGACCGGCACCGGCAAGGAGGTGGTGGCGCGTGCCCTGCACCAGGCCAGCCCGCGGGCTGACAAGGCCTTTGTCGCGGTCAACTGCGCGGCCATTCCCGAGGGGCTGATCGAGTCGGAGCTGTTCGGTTACCGCGATGGCGCCTTCACCGGCTCGCGCCGTGGCGGCATGGTCGGGCGCTTGATGCAGGCCCACGGCGGTACGCTGTTCCTCGACGAAATCGGCGACATGCCGCTGGCCTTGCAGGCCCGCCTGCTGCGGGTGCTGCAGGAACGCCGGGTGGCGCCGCTGGGCGCGGGCGACGAACAGGAGATCGACGTGGCGCTGATCTGCGCGACCCACCGCGACCTCAAGCGCCTGGTGCAGGACCAGCATTTTCGCGAAGACCTGTACTACCGGGTCAACGGCGTGTCGTTGCGCCTGCCAGCATTGCGCGAACGAGACGACCTGGCATCGATCATCGAAGGCCTGCTGGACAAGGCCGGCGCCAAGGGCGTGAGCCTCGATCCCAGTCTGGCTTCGCTGCTAGAAGGCTTCGACTGGCCGGGCAACATCCGCCAGCTGGAAATGGTCGTGCGTACCGCCCTGGCCATGCGCGAAGACGGTGAGCAGGTGCTGACCCTCGACCATCTTACCGACTGCCTGCTCGATGAACTTGCCAGCGGCGGCGCGCCCTCGGGGAGCTTGAAGGACACCGAACTCGAGCTGATCCGCAACGCCCTGGCCCGCCACCAGGGCAATGTCTCGGCCGCCGCCGAGGCCCTGGGCATCAGCCGGGCGACCTTGTACCGCAAACTCAAACAGTTGCGGGGTTGA
- a CDS encoding ABC transporter ATP-binding protein: MGGLFSRLVESSDPVLMRQALAWLYGFVRPQRRAIGVLLGLSLGASLLALAQPWLVKTLIDEGLLAKDYQTLWHMAAIMIGAGLLGTVLAGVNRYLHTRLSGRILFALRDDLYRHLQRLSPTFYGRRRTGDILSRLDGDVAEIQRFAVDSLFSAVSAVIGLIGAVALMLMLSWQLSLLLALLIPIEVLWLRWMRRKVEREVRSLRERSADVSSFLVETLPAMKFIQAAGQQNREAGRLDQLGQGYMRQLLKVQVTEFFTQAIPGTLTSWCRACAFLVGGWWVIQGTWQLGALIAFSTYMGMAVGPVQSLLGLYVAVQRMAVSLGRVMELKQEAVAVQEAAVPRPIPEGPGELRLEAVCFAHDGRQGAVLDNVDACLPGGLKIAISGASGVGKSTLIDLLQRFYDPDAGRILLDGADLRELDLAAVRQRIAVVSQDIVLFRGTLAQNLAYGAPQASREALEQVVRLAHLESLMDSLPLGLDGLLGERGQQLSGGQKQRIAIARAVLQAPSILVLDEATSAVDEATEREVIAAIDHLFAGRTRILISHRASTLADADLHLHLQGGQLRVLPQEAVKHGQ; this comes from the coding sequence ATGGGCGGCTTGTTTTCGAGGCTGGTGGAGTCCAGCGACCCTGTGCTCATGCGCCAGGCCCTGGCCTGGCTGTATGGTTTCGTGCGCCCGCAGCGGCGCGCCATCGGCGTGTTGCTGGGCCTGTCCCTGGGCGCGTCGCTGCTCGCCCTGGCACAACCCTGGCTGGTCAAGACGCTGATCGACGAAGGCCTGCTGGCCAAGGATTACCAGACCCTCTGGCACATGGCGGCAATCATGATTGGTGCCGGGCTGCTCGGCACCGTGCTGGCCGGGGTCAACCGCTACCTGCACACGCGGCTGTCCGGGCGCATTCTATTCGCCCTGCGTGACGACCTGTATCGCCACCTGCAACGGCTGTCGCCGACGTTCTACGGGCGCCGGCGCACGGGCGACATTCTTTCCCGGCTCGATGGCGACGTTGCCGAAATCCAGCGCTTTGCCGTGGACTCGCTGTTCTCGGCGGTGTCTGCGGTGATCGGCCTGATCGGCGCGGTGGCCTTGATGCTGATGCTGTCCTGGCAGCTGTCGTTGCTGCTGGCGCTGCTGATCCCGATCGAGGTGCTGTGGCTGCGCTGGATGCGCCGCAAGGTCGAGCGCGAGGTGCGCAGCCTGCGTGAGCGTTCGGCGGATGTCTCGTCGTTCCTGGTCGAAACGCTGCCGGCGATGAAATTCATCCAGGCCGCCGGCCAGCAGAACCGAGAGGCTGGGCGCTTGGATCAGCTGGGCCAGGGCTACATGCGCCAGTTGCTCAAGGTGCAGGTCACCGAGTTCTTCACCCAGGCCATCCCGGGGACACTGACCTCGTGGTGCCGCGCCTGTGCCTTCCTGGTGGGTGGCTGGTGGGTGATCCAGGGCACCTGGCAACTGGGTGCGCTGATCGCCTTTTCCACTTACATGGGCATGGCCGTAGGGCCGGTGCAGAGCCTGCTGGGCTTGTATGTGGCGGTGCAGCGCATGGCGGTGAGCCTGGGGCGGGTGATGGAACTGAAACAGGAAGCCGTCGCGGTGCAAGAAGCGGCGGTGCCCAGGCCGATCCCGGAGGGCCCAGGCGAACTACGCCTCGAGGCGGTGTGCTTTGCCCATGACGGCCGCCAGGGCGCAGTGCTGGACAACGTCGATGCCTGCCTGCCAGGCGGCCTCAAAATCGCGATCAGCGGCGCCTCGGGGGTTGGCAAGTCGACCCTGATCGACCTGCTGCAGCGCTTCTACGACCCCGATGCCGGGCGCATCCTGCTGGACGGCGCCGACCTGCGTGAGCTGGACCTTGCTGCCGTGCGCCAACGCATCGCGGTGGTCAGCCAGGACATCGTGCTGTTCCGTGGCACCCTGGCGCAGAACCTTGCTTACGGCGCGCCCCAGGCCAGCCGCGAGGCACTGGAGCAAGTGGTGCGCCTGGCGCACCTGGAAAGCCTGATGGACAGCCTGCCGTTGGGCCTGGATGGCTTGCTCGGCGAGCGCGGCCAGCAGCTCTCCGGCGGCCAGAAGCAGCGCATCGCCATTGCCCGGGCGGTGCTCCAGGCTCCGTCGATCCTGGTGCTGGATGAAGCCACCTCGGCGGTGGACGAAGCCACCGAACGCGAGGTGATCGCCGCCATCGACCACCTGTTCGCCGGGCGCACGCGCATCCTCATCAGCCACCGCGCCTCGACCCTGGCCGACGCCGACCTGCATCTGCACCTGCAGGGCGGGCAGCTGCGTGTGTTGCCCCAGGAGGCGGTCAAGCATGGCCAGTGA
- a CDS encoding S8 family serine peptidase, giving the protein MASEVRVGLIDSGCTPAQAETLHAARRFWLADGVLREGPPQPDRLGHGSAVLARLQTEAGTVPLLLAQVFGDQGSTSALQVAAALLWLAEQGATVINLSLGLQQDRPVLRQACAEVQAAGVLLCASSPAQGVAVYPASYPGVIRITGDARCAPGQWSWLGSSQADFGGHVGERGMAGASLGCAAVTGRIAALMQQQPGLDRQQMLAWLQAHASFNGPERRGIGDA; this is encoded by the coding sequence ATGGCCAGTGAGGTGAGGGTCGGGCTGATCGACAGTGGCTGCACGCCGGCCCAGGCCGAAACGCTGCACGCCGCACGTCGGTTCTGGCTGGCGGATGGCGTGTTGCGCGAAGGCCCGCCCCAGCCGGACCGCCTGGGCCATGGCAGCGCCGTGCTGGCGCGCCTGCAAACCGAAGCGGGCACGGTGCCGCTGCTGCTGGCCCAGGTGTTCGGCGACCAGGGCAGCACCAGCGCCTTGCAGGTGGCCGCCGCCTTGCTGTGGCTGGCCGAGCAGGGCGCCACCGTGATCAACCTCAGCCTTGGCCTGCAACAGGACCGCCCGGTGCTGCGCCAGGCCTGCGCCGAGGTGCAGGCCGCCGGTGTGCTGCTGTGCGCGTCGAGCCCTGCCCAGGGCGTGGCGGTGTATCCGGCCAGCTACCCCGGGGTCATTCGCATTACCGGTGATGCCCGTTGCGCACCGGGCCAGTGGTCATGGCTGGGCAGTTCCCAGGCCGACTTCGGCGGCCATGTCGGCGAGCGCGGCATGGCCGGCGCCAGCCTGGGCTGCGCGGCCGTGACCGGTCGTATCGCCGCGCTCATGCAGCAGCAGCCCGGGCTGGACCGTCAGCAGATGTTGGCCTGGTTGCAGGCGCATGCCAGTTTCAATGGCCCGGAGCGACGAGGGATCGGGGATGCCTGA